In Granulicella mallensis MP5ACTX8, the sequence AAGCAATCGTTCCCTGCCCCAACAGCAAGCTAGACGAATGAACCTCTGCTTCCGTTACGACAAATTCAATGTGTCTCTCACCGTGCCCCGACTGCCCTGAATCTTTTCCTGCAACAAGGTAATGGCATAGAGCAGTTGCTCCGGCCGCGGTGGGCACCCGGGAACATATACGTCCACCGGAATGACCTGGTTTACGCCCTGTAGCAGCGCGTAGTTATTGAAGACACCACCTGAGGTCGCGCAGGCCCCCATCGAAATCACCCACTTCGGCTCAGGCATCTGCTCGTAAAGACGGCGGATGACGGGAGCCATCTTCTGCGAGACGCGGCCCGCAATAATCATCAGGTCGCTCTGCCGGGGGGAAGGCCGGAAGACCTCCGCGCCAAAACGCGCGATGTCATAGCGCGATCCACCCATCGACATCATCTCGATCGCGCAACAAGCCAGGCCAAAGGTCATCGGCCAGACCGAATTCTTGCGAACCCAGTTGATCGCTGCGTCCAGAGAAGCCAGAACTACACCCTCAGGCTGTTCTTCGCCCCAACTTACTTCTGCAACTTTATCGCGATTTTTGCCAAAACTATCGAGCGTGCCGAAGATATACCGGTCGTTGTGCTGAGGAACCGAGGTTGGCCGCCCACTGGTCGAAGTCTGATTTGGATCCATGCTCATAAAAATAAGTATAACGATGCGATGCCAGCTTATTTCAATACGTTGCCGCCTCTAGCGCATCTATTTTGTTCGCCTTGTCATATTTGAGCCTCGCGGGAGTCCTGAAGATGGCCCATAATGGCCCGGCAAGCACTCCCTTCGAGTTCGTTTGCGGCCCGATGAAGAAGAGCGATTGACTAGCGTGCATTCTCATCGATCGCCTCCAGCAACGCACTCCGTAGCTCCGACTCCTGCTCTTCGTTCAGCCGCATCCCGCCATGCGTGAGGTAAAACACATCGATGGCCGTCTCTCCTTCCGTATCGACGAGCGCCACTTCGACGTTGTGCCCTGACGCGCTCAGGGTCAGACTGACGGCGCGCAGCAATCCCGGCACGTCCTGCGCAACGATCTGCAGCAGCGTACTGTGGCTCGAAGCCGTCTCATCGAAGTCGATCTTCGTCTCCACCGTAATGCGTGGAGCTCGGCGACGACTGCGGCGGCGGCCGCTGAGCATCTTCTCTACCGAGGCACGCCCCGCCACCAGCTCCCGCACACTTTCCACAAACCTCTCGCGCTCGCTCACATTCAGCTCGAGCGTGCGAAAAGTATCGGTAAACCGAAAGCTGTCGACCACCACCCCGGCCGCATTGGCAAAGGCATCAGCCGTTACTACGTTCATCCCCCACGCAGCCAGAGCGGAAGCCATACCCGCAAATAGACGCGGCCGATCCCGCGTGACCAGGGTAATCTCGCTCATGGACGTCCCATAGTTGCAGGAGATCTGGAACGGCTCCTCGTCAAAGTGCGTCGTCATCTCGAAGTGACGGCGAATCTCCTCGGCGGAGCGTGTCTTCAGGTACCGCTCGGGAAAGCCCTCCAGAAACTGCTCGGCCTCGGCTTCCCGCTTCGGCAACAAGGCCAGCACACGGGCGATGCGCTCGTCCCTGCCGCGCGTGCTGACGCGCTCTTCATCGACATTGCGATCGAGCTGGTTGGCCGCATTCATCGATAGCCGCCAGAGGTTCTCCGCCTTCCACGGCGTAAGCGCATCCGGATGCACGGCCTGGATATCCGCATAGGTAAATAGCGTCAACATGCGCAGAGACTCATGCGTCTGCACCTTGCCTGCAAAGACGCGCACCGTCTTCGCGTCGAAGATGTCCCGGCGCAACGCCGCGGACATCTCCAGATGCGTTTCGATCAACCGCATCACCAGAGCGGAGTCGTACGCATCCATCTCCAGCCTCACCAGCACGCCCTTGGCCATGCGCGCGCTTTCGATGGCGTGGTCGCCCCCGGCCCGGCCCTTGCCTGTGTCATGCAGCAACGCCGCCAGGTAGAGCAACCCAGGATTTTGCAGCTCTCGAATCATCGAGCCAAACTTGACGCGCCACTCCGGTGCATTCGGCCCAGGATCGCTCTCCAGCCCATGCAGCGTGTCCACCACGACAAAGGTGTGCTCATCCACCGTGTAGCGATGGTAGGCATCGCGAATCACCAGGGCATCGATACCGTGAAACTCGGGGAGAATCAACTCCAGCAACCCCAGAGCGTGCATCGCACGCAGGGCCATTCCCGCACGCGCTCCCGTGAGAATCGCGGACAGCTTGCTCCACAGTGCCGGCCCTTCTTCCAGATAAGCCGACAGACGAGGCAGTGCAGCCGCAATCCGCTCTTCGCTCTCTGTGGAAAACGCAGCCCCTGTCTTTGCCATCGCGGCAAACGCAGCCAGCACGGTATCCGGATCGGCTGCGGGATCAGCCGCCCCTGCTGGATCGAGTACGATTCGCCCGTCCTTCAGGCGAAAACCGGGCACCGGCACAAGCTTTACGCGGCGGAGTTCACTCTCCCGCACCAATCCATTGACTTCCAACTCGCGCAGCAGGCGACGCTCGACGATGCGCGCATGGCGAAAATAAGCCCGCATCCAATACGCCGCATCGATTTTGCCGCCGTCGGCACGTCGGCCCAGGCCAATGCCCTGCTCCGCCGCTGCATCCTGTGCCAGCCAATCCAACGTATTGTCGTCGCGATCATGCCTGTAGTGCAGGAAACATCGCACCGCGGCCAGGAACGCCAGGGCCTCTTCAAACTCGCCATCGCCCTTGCCAACATCGGGAGAACGTCCCTGCAGCATCCTCAGCCAGCCACAGACGTGCGCATCGCGCAGGCCGCCGGGACAATCCTTGATATGCGGCTCCAGATGGAAGAGCGTGCCGCCATACTTCCCGTGCCGCTCACGCGTCAGCGATGCAATCTCCGAACGAATCGCCTTCGCATCGCGCACCATCAGCTTGTTGCGAATCTTGTCGTCCAGCTTCGCAAAGATGGCCGCGTCGCCCGTGATGGGCCTTCGATCCATCAGAGACAGCCCGAACTCAGCGTTCTCCGGCGCAAAGCGTTCGCACTCCGCCAGGGCTCGCGTCATCGGAGAGGCGCGCATGCCGCAGTCCCACAGCGCCTGCGAGACACGCCGGATGGCATCCTTCGCGCGAAGGGCCTCCCCTTTTTCAGCGCAGAACAGCATGTCGATATCGGAATGGGGAAACAACTGCGCGCGGCCATACCCACCAATGGCCACAATGGCAATTCCCTTTGCAAATCGAGGTTCGGCTGCGACCTCCACAGCCCACAGCCGCCGGATGAACGCATCTACCAGGTCCGAACGCGATCCTGCCACGGCAAGGCCGCTGTCCCCGACCTCAAAGTCGCGGCGAATCTGCCCCATCAACCGCTCATACTCCGCGCGCATCGTATCGTCGTTCGTCGCCGTCACCCCACGTGTTCAGCTTTGGTTCGTCCCCCAACTACTAATCCAGATGCAGCAAAGACTGGAAAGCATAGATCAACCATGCCGCATGGGCTCTTAGCCATGCTCTTCCAGTCCTTGCCCCACCCATCGACACTACAAATAAAACAACACCTACAGCGCAATCTCTCCGCGCTCGTCGTTGCGGATTCGGATCGCTTCATCGACCTTCGAGACGAAGATCTTGCCGTCGCCGATACGCCCCGTCCGCGCTGCCGTAATGATGGCTTGAATGGCCTTCTCCGCCATGTCGTCCATCACAACCAGTTCGAGTTTCACTTTCGGCAGAAGGTCCACCGCATACTCGCGGCCACGGTAGAACTCCGTGTGTCCCTTTTGCCGTCCATGGCCGCGGGCTTCGAAGATCGTAATCCCCGCGATACCAAGCTCCACCAGCGCATCTTTTACCGCATCCAGCTTCGAAGGCTGAATCACCGCCTCAATCTTCTGCATATCCTTCTCGCTTTTCCTGTTTCCTGTTCTCTACTCTAAGCCGCTTCCCAGTCATAGCCCTCTTCGCCATGTTGCGAGAGATCCAAGCCTTCGCGTTCATCATCTTCGCTCACACGAAGACCCATCAGCTTATCAACTACAAACAGAATTATCAGAGTGCCCACAATGGAAAGTGCCCAGGCGATGACAACACCCACCAGCTGGTTCACCACCTGGCCATGATTTCCTTCAAAGAAACCTGTCGCCTTGCCCGCTCCGAAGATCGGGTTGATGACCGAATTGGCAAACAAACCCGTCAGAATCGCACCCAGCGTTCCGCCCGCTCCGTGAACGCCGAAGGCATCCAGAGAATCGTCATAGCCGAAGATGTTCTTGACCTTCACAACCATGAAGAAGCAGAACACGCCCGCGATCAAGCCAATCCAGAGAGCATTCATCGGGGTAACGAAGCCGGAGGCCGGAGTAATAGCCACCAGGCCTGCCACCGCCCCCGAGATGCCACCCAGAGCGGAGGGCTTGCCGTTGCGAATCCACTCCGCAGCCGCCCAGCCGATCGCCGCAGCCGCAGCGGCGAAGTGCGTCGCCACAAAAGCCGAGGTCGCCAGACCGCTTGCGCCCAGTGCCGAACCGGCGTTGAAACCGAACCAGCCCACCCACAGCAAACAAGCACCAATAAAGCTCAGAACCACCGAATGCGGAGGCATGGCCTTCTTCGGATAGCCCAGCCGTTTGCCGAGATACAGAGCCGTCACCAGCGCGCTGACACCGGAGGTCACATGAACCACCGTTCCGCCCGCAAAGTCCAGGCAGGGAAACTTGCCGCCGGCAGCGTTCAGAAGGCCGCCAATACCCCAGACCATGTGCGCCATCGGGCTATAGACGATCAACGCCCACAGCACCATGAACACCAGCATGGCGGAAAACTTCATCCGCTCGGCAAACGCGCCGGTAATCAGCGCGGGGGTAATGATCGCAAACATCAACTGGTAGACCATGAAGGTCTGGCCCGGAATCGTCGGTGCGTAGTCCTTGATCGGCGAAATCCCAACACCGTGCAGGAAGACGTTATGCAGGCCGCCGATAAAGGCGTTGCCCGTGCCGAACGCCAGCGAATAGGTCACCAGGGCCCACAGCACCGTGATCACGGCCATCATCGCGAAGGTCTGCATCATGGTGCCGAGGATATTTTTCTTGCGGACCAGGCCGCCATAGAACAGCGCCAGTCCCGGGCCGCTCATCAGCAGCACCAACGCCGCGCTCGTAAGCATCCAGGCGTTATCGCCCGCGCTTTGAGCTGCTGCAATTGCCGCTGCCTGATCGGATGCGGTCTTCTCAAGAGCTGCGATACGATCGGCCGCAGCCGGAGTCTGGGCCATGGCGACTCCTGTCACCATCAACCCGCACATGACCAATGCCAGCGCACATAACGCCTTCATTCTGCTTTTCGAGTACAGCTTTGCCACCCAGCGCATGGGACGATCACCCTTTCGCAAGTAAAGAACACCAGTGAAAAAACTTTAGGACCCAGTGAATAAAAGGCTACCGGCATCTGCACCCGACCTCGGCGCAGCCCATGAATATACGTTCCCCGCAGGCCATTTTGGGCCCGGAAGACACCTTGCTTTTGAACCAGTTCCGTCTACTTTACATCATGTTTACACGTTGATTCACAGGGAGAGGGCTCCTTACCGCAAAACCCTTTAGTCTTACTCTATGTCTTCCTCCACCGCGCATCACACATCCTGGGCCGAACTCCCCGTAGAACAGCTTGATTCCTTGGTCACCCGGCAGTTTGTTACCGGGTCGCAGGTCATGCTGGCTCGTCTTGAACTTAAGAAAGGCAGTACAGGACCGCGTCACGTGCATCCTAACGAGCAGATCTCCTACCTCGCTGTAGGAGCCATGCGTTTTTCGATCGGCGAAGAAGGTTCCGCCGAAGAAAGGATTTTCCGCGCCGGCGATGTACTTGTGATCCCCGGCAATCTACCCCATACGGCCGAGGCTATAGAAGACTCTGTGATCTTCGACATCTTTGCACCGCCACGAACAGAATGGCTTGGTCGCAATAACGGTTAGCCACTGAATGTTCATTGCATTTCAATGATTTGCAGTCTGGACGCTCTCCGTTGTTCCTGTAAGAATGCAGACAGTCTCTCAAGTATCTCTTTTTGGCCCTCAACCCGCTCCCAGCCTCTGGGAGCAACCTCTGGAGCATGAATGAGCACCGTAAAAGTCGGAAATAAGCAGCTTGGCGTCGGTCAACCCTGCTATGTCATCGCCGAGATCGGCATCAATCACAACGGCGACATCGACCTCGCGAAACGCCTCATCTCGGTCGCTGTCGCAGCCGGTTGCGATGCAGTCAAATTCCAGAAACGCACCGTAGAGATCGTCTACACCGAGAAGGAACTTGCGACGCCCCGCCCCAATCCCTTCGGCGAGACCAATGGCGACCTCAAGCGCGGCCTCGAGTTCGGTCAGGAAGATTACGAAGAGATCGACAATTTCTGCAAACAGGTCAAGATCGACTGGTTCGTCTCTCCCTGGGATGAGCCCTCCGTCGACTTCATCCAACAGTTCGACACCCCGGTCTACAAGGTCGCCTCGGCTTCTCTGACCGACGACAACCTGCTCAAGTACATCCGCAAGACCGGCAAGCCGGTCATCGCCTCCACCGGTATGAGCACCTATGCTGAGATCGATCATGCCGTCGAAGTGCTGGGCAAGGAAAACCTGATCCTCATGCACACCACCTCGACCTACCCTGCCAAGTATGAGCAGCTCAACCTGCACGCTATTCCGAACATGATTCAGCGCTACGGCGTTCCGGTCGGTTATTCCGGCCATGAAACCGGCATTCCCACCTCTGTTGCCGCCTCTGCTCTCGGTGCCTGCTGCGTGGAGCGCCACATTACGATGGATCGCGCCATGTGGGGTTCGGACCAGGCCGCCTCGCTCGAGCCCAACGGCATCTCGCGCCTCGTGCGCGATATCCGTCTGTGCGAGCAGTCCTATGGCGACGGCATCAAGCGCGTCTACGAGGAAGAGATTCCCGTCATGAAGAAGCTGCGCCGTGTCGGTGCCGCAGTCTAATTGCCTCAACCAAACAAAAGCGCCCAGTCCAAATGGATTGGGCGCTTTTGCTTGTTCCTGTTTATCCCTGGCACAGCGACCAACCGGAAACTGCCCCCGGACATCCGACTAAACTGGAAGACACATGCCCTTTGATCCCTCACAGCTTCAAACCCTGCAGGCCATCGCCTTTGATGTCGATGGCGTTCTCACGGACGGCACCCTCACCTGGTCTCCCTCCGGCGAAGAGTCCAAGAGCTTCTCCTTCACCGACATCATGGGCGTCTCGCTGCTGCGGCGGCTGGGCATCAAGATGGCGCTGATTTCAGGCGAGCCCTCACCTCTGATCGATCTCTATGCACAGAAGATGCACATCCCTTACGTCGTAAAGGGTACCCGCGACAAAGCCACCGCCCTGCGCGAGTTCGCCATCAAGTTCGAAGTCCCCCTGGAACAAACCTGCTTCTTCGGCGATGACGTCAACGACCTCTTCGCCATGGAGATCGCCGGCCTCTGCGCCTGCCCCTCCAACGCGGCAGCAGATGTACTGGCTCACGTCAGTGAACATGGTTTCGTGTCAACGCAACCCGGTGGCCACGGAGCAGTTCGCTCCTTCGCCGATGCCCTTCTCTCCGCTCGCAACCTGCGTGGTCGCGACGTCTTCCAAATGCGTCCCCCCGAATAGCCAGGTCATAGCCAATCGCCTCGAGTTCCTCTTCCTTTGTCAACGGTTTACGATAGGTGCCAATGAAGCTCTCCGATTATGTTCTGAAGTTCGTTGCCGATCTGGGCATTACGAATGTCTTTCTCGTTACCGGCGGCGGTGCGATGCACCTCAACCAGTCGCTCGGCGCGGAGTCCCGCATCACTTCGATCTGCAACTCGCACGAGCAGGCCTCTGCGATCTGCGCCGAAGGCTATGCGAAGGCCTCCAACGGCCTCGGCGTCTGCATGGTGACCACCGGCCCCGGCGGCACCAACGCGGTCACCGGCGTGGCCGGCGCGTGGCTCGACTCTACCCCGACCCTCTTCATCTCCGGCCAGGTCAAGCGCCCCGACCGCATGTTCGACGCCGTCACCGGCAAGCCGCTCGGCATGCGCCAGCTCGGCGTGCAGGAAGTCGACATCTGCTCCATCGTGGGTCCGATCACCAAGTACGCCGAGACCATCCTCGAGCCCAGGGACATTCGCTACCACCTCGAGAAGGCCGTCTACCTCGCGATGAACGGCCGCCCCGGCCCGGTCTGGATCGACATCCCGCTCGACGTGCAGGCCTCGCCCATCGACGAGACCGAACTGCGTGGCTTCGATCCCGCAGAGTACGCGCATGCGGACTTCATCCACGGAACCTCCAACATCCCTGAGGAAGTAGCCCGCGCCATCGAGGCCTTCAACGCCTGCGAGCGCCCCCTGCTCTTCGCCGGCAACGGCATCCGTCTCGCTCGCGCTGAAAAAGAATTCGAAGAACTGCGCAAGTATCTGGGCGTGCCCACGGTCGCCACCTGGTGCGCCGCCGATCTCGTCCCTTCCGACGATGCCACCTACGTAGGCCGTCCCGGCTCGGTAGCGGCTCGCGGCGCCAACTTCGCGCTGCAGAACTCCGACTTCCTGCTGGCCATCGGCGTGCGCCTGGACTTCGCGATCACCGGCTACGCACCGCACAACCTCGCTCGCGAGGCCCACAAGATCGCCGTCGACATCGACGCCGCCGAACTCGGCAAGCTGCACCCCTACCTGCAACAGCCCGTCTGCGCCGACGCCAAGGACTTCCTCACCGAACTGCTCAAGCACAAGGACAAGCTCAAGCCGCGCAACATCGACGCCTGGCTGGCCCGCTGCGCCGACTGGAAGACCCGCTATCCCGTTGTCACTGACGAGCACCGCAAGCCCGAAGGCCTGGTCTCGATCTTCAATCTCGCCGAAGTCCTCGGCGAAGAGGTCAGCCCCAACGACCGCCTCGTCGTAGGCAATAGCGGCTCCGGCATCGAGATCTACCTGCTCGCCTGCCCCACGCTGCACTCCCAGCGCCTGTACCACACCGCGGGGCTCGGCTCCATGGGCTACGCCATCCCGATGGCCATCGCAGTCTCCATCGCCAATCCCGGCCGCGAGGTCATCGCAGTCGACGGCGACGGCGGCTTCATGTTCAACATCCAGGAGCTCGAGACCATCCATCGCCTCCAGCTTCCAATCAAGTTCTTCGTCCTGAACAACGATGGCTATAGCTCCATCCGCGCCTCGCAGACGGCCTACTTCGGCAAGCCCAACATCGGCGCCGACAAGAACACCGGCCTCACGATTCCGGACCTCTCGAAGGTAGGTGCCAGCTACGGCCTAGGCACTCATGTCATCAAGGACCAGACCGACCTCCGCGCCGAGGTCCGCAAGGTCCTCGACATGAAGGGCCCAGTGCTCTGCGACGTCAACGTGCTGCCCGACGAAGTCCGCGCACCGCGCCTCCAGAGCTACCAGAAGCCGGATGGCAGCTTCGTCTCAAAACCGCTGGAAGACCTGTTCCCCTTCCTGCCACGCGAAGAGTTCCTCGCCAACATGATCGTGAAACCACTGCCGGAATAGCTCTTGCTGTTGCTCTTGCCTTTCTGGTTGTCATTCCCGCAGGGAATCTGCTTCCTGCATTTGCTGTTGTCGTTGCCTTTGCTTTTCTGGTTGTCATTCCGAGCGCAGTGAGGAACCTGCTTCCCGCTGCGCCCCAACCTCTCCTTGAGGTCCCATGTCCCACACCTACGGCATCATGCAAGGCCGTCTCTCCCCCCCGGAAGACGGCCGCTTCCAATCCTTCCCCCGCAGCGCCTGGCGCGAAGAGTTCCCCCGCGCCAAGGCCGCCGGGTTGGACTACATCGAATGGATCCACGATGCCTACGGCGAAGGCAAGGACTCCACCGGCCGCATCGCCAACCCGATCTTCACGGAAGCCGGCCTGACCGAATTCGACGCCCTCAAGCGCGAGTACAACATCGCTACCCCGGCACTCTGCGGCGACTGGTTCATGGACGTCCCGCTCATCCGCTGCTCTCCGGCGGAACGCGAACGCCGCGAGCGCCACCTGCACGACCTCATTACCATCGCGAAGCGTATTGGAGCCACTCGCATAGTACTGCCCTTCGTAGACAACTCAAAGATCAACGGCGAGTACGAACGACAGACCGTCATCGAGATCCTCAAACGCGCCCTTCCCGTCGCGGAGAAGAACGGCGTGGAACTCCACCTCGAAGCCGACTTCAACCCCACCGACTTCGCCGACTTCCTCAAGCGCATCCCGCATCCCATGCTCAAAGTAAACTGGGACTCGGGCAACAGCTCCGGCCTCGGCTACATCGCCACCGAAGAGTTCGCCGCCTACGGTGACCGCATCGGCTCGGTCCACATCAAGGACCGCTACAAGAAGCCCGAAGGCGGCGTAGAAACCCGCCCTCTCGGCACCGGTTCCGCAAACTTCGACGATGTCTTCAAGGCCATCAACAGCATCAGCTACCAGGGCGGCGTAACACTACAGGTAGCCCGCGGCGCAGACAACGACGAGGTCGAATTCATCAAGAGCCAACTCGACTTCGTAAAAAAATACTGGTAGCCGCATCCCTCTACCTTTGCTCTTGCTGTTGTTTTTGCCTTTGCCTTTGCCTTTCTTGTTGTCATTCCCACAGGGAATCTGCTTTTGCTTTTGTCGTTGCCCTTACTTTTGTCGTTGCTTTTGCCTTTCTGGTTGTCATTCCGAGCGCAGCGAGGAACCTGCTGTCTCCCGTTCTTCGTTAGCCTGCCCCAGGAGCCTTCATGCCCATCACCGCCGCCGACCTCAAGCTCAACTCCCTCTTCAACCTCGAAGGCAAGACCGCCGTCCTCACCGGCGCCTCCGGCTTCCTGGGCCGCACCTTCGCCCTGGCACTCCTCGCCAACGGAGCCCGCGTCGTCGCGCTAGGCCGCAGCGAACGCCTCCAGAGCGAAGCCAAAACCTGGGCCAACCAGTTCGGCGCGGACAAGATCTCCGTAGCGCAGATCGATATGTACAACGTCGCAGAATTAAACGAGCTCTGCGACAAGATCGCTGCGGAAGAAAAATCCATCGACATCCTCATCAACAACGCCCACGAGCTGGGCTCGGCAACCGGCTTCAACGTCCCTGAAGGCTCGCTCGAAAACTCGACCTTCGACCAATGGCAGCGCAACCTGCAAGGTGGCGTCTACTGGGCCGTGCAGACCACCCAGCGCCTCGGCATCAAGATGAAAGAGCAGCACCGCGGCTCCATCATCAACATCGCAACCATGTACGCTTCTGTCGCACCGCGCCCCCAACTCTACGAGGGCACGACCTCACTCAACCCACCCGGCTACTCCGCCTCCAAGGCCGCCCTCGCCGCCTTTACGCGCTACACGGCCAGCTTCTGGGGACGCGAAGGCGTCCGCGCCAATTGCATCTCACCCGGCCCCTTCTCCAACACCGAAGACGCCGAAGGCCAGAACTCCGTCGCCGAAGACTCTCCCTTCGTACAAAAGCTCAAGGGCTACACCGTGCTCAACCGCATCGGCCGCCCGATCGAACTCTGCGGAGCTCTGATCTTCCTCGCCTCCGACGCCAGCACCTATGTCACCGGCCAGAACCTCAACGTAGACGGCGGCTGGACCGCCGTCTAGAGGTCACCCTCCGGTAGACCTACCCCAAATTTGTCATCTCGACCGAAGGCGACGTTCTCTGTCGCCGAAGTGGAGAGACCTGCAGGTTGCTCACGCTGGCACGATTGCCTGCCGCACGGAGCCATAACCTTATCGGTCTAGATACGCGAGTATCCGTTTAGCAACGTAAAACAATCTACCCCTGTCCTTAGCGTCTAAACTACCCGCATGGATCTTCGTCTCGACAACCAGGTCGTCTTCGTCGCCGGCTCCTCCCGCGGAATCGGCCGTGCCATCGCTGCCGCGCTGCTAGAGGAAGGTGCGCGAGTCGTGCTCACCGGCCGCGACGAGACCTCCCTGCGCAGCACGCAGATCGAACTCACCACACCGATCAACCAGGACCGCATCCTTGCCATTCGCGGCGACTTCGCCGATGCCGCCACGATCTCCCGCGCGCTGGAGCGCACCGTCCATCACTTCGGCCGCATCGACCACCTCATCGCCAACCTCGGCACCGGCAGCGGCAAGCCCGGCTGGGACCAGCCCGAGGAAGAGTGGGAGCGCCTCTTCGAGCTGAACTTCTTCGCCTCGACCCGCCTGACCCAGGCCGTTCTCCCGGATCTGCTCTCCAACTCCAACGGCGGCAGCATTCTCTACATCTCTTCCATCGTGGCTATCGAAGCCACCCCCGCCCCGCTGCCCTACTCCGCCGCCAAGGCCGCGCTGGTGAACTACTCCAAGAACCTCGCGCGCCAGCTCGGTTCGAAGAAGATCAGGGTCAACACCATCGCTCCCGGCAACATCTACTTCCCCGGCGGCTCGTGGGAGCGCCACCTGAATAACCGTCGCGAGTCCGTCGAGGCCATGCTGCACAACGAAGTCCCACAGCAGCGCTTCGGCACCCCGGAAGAGATTGCCTCGCTGGCGGTCTACCTATGCTCACCACAGGCCGCCTTCGCCACCGGCTCCTGCTACGTCATGGACGGCGGCCAGACACGCAGCCTGTAGCTCTCTAGACTCACCCCAAAACAGTGGGCTCCTGCATCAGCGTTGACGATGAAGCACTTGGTGCGCCACGGCTTCGCCGCTCGGCGTTGTCGTCGTATCTGTAATGACCAGGGTATTTCCATCTGCTGACAGCACCACCGTATCGTGCTTGGTTTCCCCATGCCCGTGATCGGCGTCCCGTATCGCTCAAGGTATTACACGTTTGGTGCGATGACCCCAATATCCACATAACGGGAATATTGGGGTCTACACAGTTACCGGCTCAGCTCTTCCATCAAGCGAGCAAAAAAGACCTCGTCGCTCGCCGCCCACAACTCGACCCATTCCTCATCTGTCAGTCTCTTGCGCATCTCCATGAAG encodes:
- a CDS encoding thiamine pyrophosphate-binding protein → MKLSDYVLKFVADLGITNVFLVTGGGAMHLNQSLGAESRITSICNSHEQASAICAEGYAKASNGLGVCMVTTGPGGTNAVTGVAGAWLDSTPTLFISGQVKRPDRMFDAVTGKPLGMRQLGVQEVDICSIVGPITKYAETILEPRDIRYHLEKAVYLAMNGRPGPVWIDIPLDVQASPIDETELRGFDPAEYAHADFIHGTSNIPEEVARAIEAFNACERPLLFAGNGIRLARAEKEFEELRKYLGVPTVATWCAADLVPSDDATYVGRPGSVAARGANFALQNSDFLLAIGVRLDFAITGYAPHNLAREAHKIAVDIDAAELGKLHPYLQQPVCADAKDFLTELLKHKDKLKPRNIDAWLARCADWKTRYPVVTDEHRKPEGLVSIFNLAEVLGEEVSPNDRLVVGNSGSGIEIYLLACPTLHSQRLYHTAGLGSMGYAIPMAIAVSIANPGREVIAVDGDGGFMFNIQELETIHRLQLPIKFFVLNNDGYSSIRASQTAYFGKPNIGADKNTGLTIPDLSKVGASYGLGTHVIKDQTDLRAEVRKVLDMKGPVLCDVNVLPDEVRAPRLQSYQKPDGSFVSKPLEDLFPFLPREEFLANMIVKPLPE
- a CDS encoding sugar phosphate isomerase/epimerase family protein; the encoded protein is MSHTYGIMQGRLSPPEDGRFQSFPRSAWREEFPRAKAAGLDYIEWIHDAYGEGKDSTGRIANPIFTEAGLTEFDALKREYNIATPALCGDWFMDVPLIRCSPAERERRERHLHDLITIAKRIGATRIVLPFVDNSKINGEYERQTVIEILKRALPVAEKNGVELHLEADFNPTDFADFLKRIPHPMLKVNWDSGNSSGLGYIATEEFAAYGDRIGSVHIKDRYKKPEGGVETRPLGTGSANFDDVFKAINSISYQGGVTLQVARGADNDEVEFIKSQLDFVKKYW
- a CDS encoding SDR family oxidoreductase yields the protein MPITAADLKLNSLFNLEGKTAVLTGASGFLGRTFALALLANGARVVALGRSERLQSEAKTWANQFGADKISVAQIDMYNVAELNELCDKIAAEEKSIDILINNAHELGSATGFNVPEGSLENSTFDQWQRNLQGGVYWAVQTTQRLGIKMKEQHRGSIINIATMYASVAPRPQLYEGTTSLNPPGYSASKAALAAFTRYTASFWGREGVRANCISPGPFSNTEDAEGQNSVAEDSPFVQKLKGYTVLNRIGRPIELCGALIFLASDASTYVTGQNLNVDGGWTAV
- a CDS encoding SDR family NAD(P)-dependent oxidoreductase, translated to MDLRLDNQVVFVAGSSRGIGRAIAAALLEEGARVVLTGRDETSLRSTQIELTTPINQDRILAIRGDFADAATISRALERTVHHFGRIDHLIANLGTGSGKPGWDQPEEEWERLFELNFFASTRLTQAVLPDLLSNSNGGSILYISSIVAIEATPAPLPYSAAKAALVNYSKNLARQLGSKKIRVNTIAPGNIYFPGGSWERHLNNRRESVEAMLHNEVPQQRFGTPEEIASLAVYLCSPQAAFATGSCYVMDGGQTRSL